The Acidobacteriota bacterium genome has a segment encoding these proteins:
- a CDS encoding polymer-forming cytoskeletal protein translates to MAFFGERKKSAGVPVPGASRPAAPSAPPPSPRTVLGRGATFEGVLKGEGEVVVEGSFQGEVNLSGNFAVGVEGRVEASIQARAVTVEGTIVGNMTVSERVDIRATGVIEGDITTPRVAVAEGATIRGRINMSPSLGAEARPGGAASPGMAVPPGRAAASPGGAGLPSTSGRAVVEG, encoded by the coding sequence GTGGCATTTTTCGGCGAGAGGAAAAAATCGGCAGGTGTGCCCGTGCCGGGTGCTTCCAGGCCGGCGGCGCCCAGCGCGCCTCCTCCCTCGCCGCGCACGGTGCTCGGACGCGGCGCGACGTTCGAGGGCGTCCTCAAGGGCGAAGGCGAGGTCGTGGTGGAAGGCTCGTTCCAGGGAGAGGTCAACCTGTCCGGCAACTTCGCCGTCGGCGTGGAAGGGCGCGTGGAGGCGAGCATTCAAGCCCGCGCCGTGACGGTCGAGGGAACCATCGTGGGTAACATGACGGTGTCGGAGCGGGTGGACATCCGCGCCACCGGCGTCATCGAAGGCGACATCACGACGCCCCGCGTCGCCGTGGCGGAAGGAGCGACCATCCGCGGCCGCATCAATATGTCTCCGTCGCTTGGCGCCGAAGCCCGACCGGGCGGCGCTGCCTCGCCGGGCATGGCCGTGCCCCCCGGCCGGGCCGCCGCGAGCCCGGGAGGAGCAGGCCTGCCTTCCACGAGCGGACGCGCCGTGGTCGAAGGCTAG
- the spoVG gene encoding septation regulator SpoVG, with protein MNITEVRVFPIHDKDKLRAFVSIVIDGCFIVTDIKIIQGRNGAFLSMPGKLGKDGKFRDIVHPLDSETRKFIEDMVFSKYHEVTKVEASPGGEALPAPSE; from the coding sequence ATGAACATCACCGAAGTGCGCGTTTTTCCGATTCATGACAAGGACAAACTGAGAGCCTTCGTCTCGATTGTCATCGATGGTTGTTTCATCGTGACCGACATCAAGATCATCCAGGGCAGAAACGGCGCGTTTCTTTCGATGCCGGGCAAGCTCGGCAAAGACGGAAAGTTCCGTGACATCGTCCACCCTCTTGACTCGGAAACACGCAAGTTCATCGAGGACATGGTGTTCTCGAAGTATCACGAGGTCACCAAGGTCGAAGCGTCGCCCGGCGGCGAGGCGCTCCCTGCTCCTTCGGAGTAA
- a CDS encoding undecaprenyl-diphosphate phosphatase, which yields MIILLQVIFLAVLQGITEFLPVSSSGHLAIAEYFMGFQSPGLTFEVLVHAGTLVSVIAYFRKDIGALLGFGTDSRFVKHEHMLLVWILVGSVPTGILGFVLQDAAVKAFRNLAAVGVGFLATAVVLYFASRIHPEKIGIETMDWYHAVTIGAMQGIAVMPGVSRAGVTISTALFGGLDRRTAFSFSFLLSIPAVLGATIGEASHLTEGAVSTQELGLYAMAFAVSAVVGYGALHALRRIVESARFSFFAYYCALLGVVTITVKALSTQPA from the coding sequence ATGATTATTCTATTGCAGGTAATTTTTCTCGCCGTTCTTCAGGGGATCACGGAGTTCTTGCCCGTCAGCAGCTCCGGCCACCTCGCCATCGCGGAGTACTTCATGGGCTTCCAGTCGCCGGGACTCACGTTCGAGGTCCTCGTCCACGCGGGAACCCTGGTATCCGTGATCGCCTACTTTCGCAAGGACATCGGCGCCCTCCTGGGGTTCGGAACGGATTCCAGGTTTGTGAAGCACGAGCATATGCTCCTTGTGTGGATCCTTGTGGGCTCGGTGCCCACGGGGATTCTCGGCTTTGTGCTCCAAGACGCGGCGGTGAAGGCGTTCCGCAACCTGGCGGCCGTAGGAGTGGGCTTTTTGGCGACGGCCGTGGTCCTCTACTTCGCTTCCCGCATCCATCCGGAAAAAATCGGCATCGAAACCATGGACTGGTACCACGCGGTTACGATAGGCGCGATGCAGGGGATCGCGGTGATGCCGGGCGTTTCGCGCGCCGGCGTGACCATCTCTACGGCACTGTTCGGAGGCCTTGATCGACGCACGGCCTTCTCGTTCTCGTTTCTTCTTTCCATCCCCGCCGTGCTGGGGGCCACGATCGGGGAGGCGAGCCACCTCACGGAGGGTGCCGTCAGCACGCAGGAACTGGGGCTCTACGCGATGGCCTTCGCCGTCTCCGCCGTCGTGGGATATGGCGCGCTCCACGCGCTGCGCCGCATCGTGGAATCGGCGCGCTTCTCGTTCTTCGCCTACTACTGTGCCCTTCTGGGTGTGGTGACCATTACGGTGAAGGCCCTATCGACGCAACCGGCGTAA
- a CDS encoding EamA family transporter produces MPWLALSGLVALFYGLHGAWSRHLLRRGEPPAIVVWATFVFGAPAAALSLLWEGAPAEIQPAFLGALAVSLVINLVAMTLLMRALAEGKLSIVYPLLSLTPLAIVATEWSYYRMLPSRLGALGVALMAGGVYALHLESRTHHWFGPLRSLAQKPSRYALAVALLWSVSSVADKVATQASSPAMYITLFNVLFALLYLPAALRARRRSAPRGNEAPGASRTQRLGMLLLLGALWGVMALLQMHAITLTNVSYVIATKRSGALVAVLFGSLAFREGALASRLAGALLMTAGVWCLAWA; encoded by the coding sequence ATGCCCTGGCTTGCCCTCTCCGGGCTCGTGGCTCTTTTCTATGGACTCCACGGCGCCTGGAGCCGCCATCTTCTGCGCCGCGGCGAGCCGCCGGCTATCGTGGTCTGGGCGACGTTCGTCTTCGGCGCTCCCGCGGCGGCGCTTTCCCTCCTTTGGGAGGGCGCGCCCGCCGAAATTCAGCCGGCGTTTCTCGGCGCCCTGGCCGTGAGCCTTGTGATCAATCTCGTCGCCATGACGCTTCTCATGCGGGCGCTCGCCGAGGGGAAGCTTTCGATCGTCTATCCGCTCCTTTCCCTCACGCCGCTCGCGATTGTCGCGACGGAGTGGTCCTACTACCGCATGCTGCCCTCGCGGCTCGGCGCGCTGGGCGTCGCGCTCATGGCGGGCGGCGTCTACGCGCTCCACCTCGAGTCCCGAACGCACCACTGGTTCGGGCCGCTTCGCTCGCTCGCGCAGAAGCCGAGCCGCTACGCGCTCGCCGTGGCCCTGCTCTGGAGCGTCTCCTCCGTGGCGGACAAAGTGGCCACCCAGGCGTCGAGCCCGGCCATGTACATCACGCTTTTTAACGTTCTTTTCGCTCTGCTTTACCTCCCCGCGGCCCTGCGGGCACGTCGGCGTTCCGCGCCGCGGGGGAACGAAGCACCCGGCGCCTCGCGGACGCAACGCCTCGGCATGCTTTTGCTGCTCGGGGCGCTGTGGGGCGTCATGGCGCTGCTGCAGATGCATGCGATCACCCTGACGAACGTCTCCTACGTCATCGCCACAAAGCGAAGCGGCGCGCTAGTCGCCGTTTTGTTCGGAAGCTTGGCGTTCCGCGAAGGCGCGCTCGCCTCCCGCTTGGCCGGGGCGCTCCTCATGACCGCGGGCGTCTGGTGCCTCGCGTGGGCGTAG
- a CDS encoding redoxin domain-containing protein has protein sequence MGKTNPWKRPMVVAAAGLAAALALLAGTAFYLHEQGFLEWLYPKEKESEVAVRDFRRLAEEAFAAGNFIEPTEASALFWARRAAGAEGGDASFLAEMEGRVAGRLVAEGEALLLSRVPENQPKALDAFTRALALRPDDEKARFGLSFARGTLAFLQDDPEMALAFFEEAARLNPESQELRPWTARVHRVLSDRRAEAGDWDTARRERDEAMSLDPSLHPGAFRLTALENEEKERQRLAALRQRPAPKLSDTKLPPEPFTSETPIAPPFEIEDLEGKPLSLAQYGGKVVLLMFWATWCGPCIMEIPHLNALQKEYGDKGFAVISLSVDNPMRVTPAKLTEFVRKKNIDYRVAMATAKVVQDYGGARNIPTSFIIDRQGRLRAKFVGSRRKEVFEEVIKTLL, from the coding sequence ATGGGAAAAACGAACCCGTGGAAACGACCGATGGTCGTGGCTGCCGCAGGACTCGCGGCGGCGCTCGCGCTTCTCGCCGGTACGGCTTTCTACCTCCACGAGCAAGGCTTTCTAGAATGGCTATACCCGAAGGAAAAGGAATCGGAGGTCGCGGTGCGCGACTTTCGGCGCCTGGCCGAGGAGGCGTTCGCGGCGGGAAATTTCATCGAGCCAACGGAGGCGAGCGCCCTTTTTTGGGCCAGGCGCGCGGCCGGAGCCGAGGGAGGCGACGCTTCTTTCCTGGCCGAGATGGAAGGGCGCGTCGCCGGCCGCCTCGTCGCCGAGGGCGAGGCGCTGCTTCTCAGTCGCGTGCCCGAAAACCAGCCGAAGGCGCTCGACGCCTTCACCCGCGCGCTTGCACTGCGCCCGGATGACGAGAAGGCGCGCTTCGGCCTGTCCTTCGCCAGGGGAACGCTCGCGTTCCTCCAGGACGATCCCGAGATGGCCCTTGCTTTTTTTGAAGAGGCCGCGCGCCTCAACCCGGAATCGCAGGAATTGCGGCCCTGGACGGCCAGGGTGCACCGTGTTCTGAGTGACCGCCGCGCCGAGGCCGGAGATTGGGACACGGCGCGCCGCGAGCGCGACGAAGCGATGTCTCTCGATCCCAGCCTTCACCCCGGCGCTTTCAGATTGACGGCGCTCGAAAACGAGGAAAAGGAGCGGCAAAGGCTGGCCGCCCTGAGACAGCGCCCCGCACCGAAGCTCTCCGATACAAAGCTTCCGCCGGAGCCCTTTACTTCGGAGACTCCGATTGCGCCGCCGTTTGAAATCGAAGACCTGGAAGGCAAGCCCCTCAGCCTCGCGCAATACGGGGGCAAGGTGGTGCTTCTCATGTTTTGGGCGACGTGGTGCGGCCCCTGCATCATGGAGATTCCACATCTTAATGCCTTGCAAAAGGAGTACGGCGATAAGGGCTTCGCCGTCATCTCCCTCTCGGTGGACAACCCAATGAGGGTGACTCCGGCGAAGCTCACCGAGTTCGTAAGGAAGAAAAACATCGACTACCGCGTCGCCATGGCGACCGCCAAGGTTGTGCAGGATTACGGGGGCGCCCGCAACATTCCCACCTCGTTCATCATCGACCGCCAGGGCCGGCTGCGGGCCAAGTTCGTCGGCTCCCGCCGCAAGGAAGTGTTCGAGGAAGTGATCAAGACGCTCCTCTAA
- the ispE gene encoding 4-(cytidine 5'-diphospho)-2-C-methyl-D-erythritol kinase translates to MKIPSFAKLNLGLEAGPRRPDGYHALATLYQTISLHDTLSFSFEGREWQIETRCGRRDKYDDADLPAGTDNLVWQALERLRPHMGRQGVRVRIQKRIPVGAGLGGGSSNAAAVLLAVNRALRLGLSWQALYAAAASLGSDVPFFLHGGTALGVGRGEVVCPLPDVWKRAVFYVLAVPPERLSTEAVYEALDRTCRGLTPKKLSGIILKDTFLVLDRGVPMQLQLKNDLESAACRMETVVRRVRRAFAEAGAVRPALTGSGTGWYALVPGRAAARRMERRLAGYDWFVRTGCFVTRRRFARAFRPPRPC, encoded by the coding sequence TTGAAGATTCCATCGTTCGCCAAGCTGAACCTTGGCCTCGAAGCGGGGCCGCGCCGCCCCGACGGCTATCACGCCCTCGCAACGCTCTACCAGACCATCAGCCTTCACGATACGCTCTCGTTTTCGTTCGAGGGGCGGGAATGGCAGATCGAAACCCGATGCGGGCGCCGGGACAAGTACGACGACGCGGACCTTCCCGCGGGGACGGACAACCTCGTATGGCAGGCGCTCGAACGCCTCCGTCCGCACATGGGCAGGCAGGGCGTTCGCGTCCGCATTCAAAAGCGCATTCCAGTGGGAGCCGGCTTGGGCGGCGGAAGCAGCAACGCCGCCGCCGTGCTCCTTGCCGTAAACCGCGCGCTTCGCCTGGGGCTTTCGTGGCAGGCGCTCTACGCCGCCGCCGCTTCCCTGGGCTCGGACGTTCCGTTCTTTCTCCACGGCGGGACGGCGCTGGGCGTGGGGCGCGGCGAGGTGGTCTGCCCGCTTCCCGACGTGTGGAAAAGGGCCGTGTTCTACGTGCTTGCGGTTCCGCCGGAGCGCCTTTCGACGGAGGCCGTATACGAAGCGCTGGATCGGACTTGCAGGGGCTTGACTCCAAAAAAGTTGTCTGGTATTATTTTAAAGGATACGTTCCTGGTGCTTGACAGGGGTGTGCCGATGCAGTTGCAACTAAAGAACGACCTCGAAAGCGCGGCTTGTCGGATGGAGACGGTGGTCCGGCGGGTTCGGCGCGCCTTCGCTGAGGCGGGCGCCGTCCGTCCTGCGCTTACGGGGAGCGGGACAGGGTGGTATGCTCTTGTGCCCGGCCGTGCGGCGGCGCGGCGGATGGAGCGTCGTCTCGCTGGGTATGACTGGTTCGTCCGGACGGGTTGTTTCGTGACGAGGCGCCGCTTCGCCCGGGCGTTCCGCCCGCCCCGGCCATGCTGA
- a CDS encoding bifunctional precorrin-2 dehydrogenase/sirohydrochlorin ferrochelatase, which translates to MPYYPAFLNLEGRRALVVGGGEVAARKILSLLEAGAHVTVVSPEAHDDIRRLAGEGRIVWHARAFAPSDLEGVFLVAGATDDRALNPELYRLCEEKKILLNAADDPEHCHFVVPSVLRRGELQIAVATGGSAPRLSRRVRLMLEKVFGEEYAKFTALLKKMRTDIQEKIPAERRVAFYDALIESDILEIYRLGNDEAAERLARDILDTHGRA; encoded by the coding sequence ATGCCTTATTACCCTGCTTTTCTCAACCTCGAGGGTCGGCGCGCGCTCGTCGTGGGCGGGGGCGAGGTGGCCGCGCGTAAAATTTTGTCCCTTCTCGAAGCCGGCGCGCACGTCACGGTCGTGAGTCCCGAGGCGCACGACGACATCCGCCGCCTCGCCGGGGAAGGCCGCATCGTGTGGCACGCGCGGGCGTTCGCTCCTTCCGATTTGGAAGGAGTCTTTCTCGTGGCGGGAGCGACCGACGACCGCGCGCTCAACCCCGAGCTCTACCGCCTCTGCGAGGAAAAGAAAATTCTCCTCAACGCCGCGGACGACCCCGAGCACTGCCACTTCGTGGTTCCCTCGGTGCTGCGGCGGGGGGAACTCCAGATCGCCGTCGCCACGGGCGGCTCGGCCCCGCGCCTCTCGCGCCGCGTCCGCCTCATGCTGGAAAAAGTCTTCGGCGAAGAGTACGCGAAGTTCACGGCGCTTTTGAAGAAAATGCGCACCGACATTCAGGAGAAGATTCCGGCCGAGCGCCGAGTGGCCTTCTACGACGCCCTCATCGAGAGCGATATTTTGGAAATCTACCGCCTCGGAAACGACGAGGCGGCCGAGCGCCTCGCGCGCGACATCCTCGACACGCACGGCCGGGCGTAG
- the rsmA gene encoding ribosomal RNA small subunit methyltransferase A, giving the protein MLAATVPMRQPSRPTRRSLSQVHLVREDTSRELAERFAPRDDQCVLEVGPGTGNVTDHLVRRVRRLVAVEIDPGLAGALAARYRGLEHVRVIQGDILALDAAEVLARDMPEQADEEAGAARVFSALPYHITSAFLEWLLDHRACFRDAVLILQREVARKLLRDTPKTRGYLSHRVRFCADVSSIMRVPPSAFSPRPSVSSEALRLSFRKKPPFSEEDEAPLFALVGASFRERRKTLWNNLRRTARYSPEALERARETLGWERNVRAETLSLEDFSKLLAALTRSQGP; this is encoded by the coding sequence ATGCTTGCCGCTACGGTCCCTATGAGGCAGCCCTCGCGGCCGACGCGACGGTCCCTCAGCCAGGTACACCTCGTTCGCGAGGATACGAGCCGCGAGCTCGCCGAGCGCTTTGCCCCCCGGGACGACCAATGCGTCCTCGAGGTGGGTCCCGGCACGGGCAACGTGACCGACCACTTGGTGCGGCGCGTCAGGCGCCTCGTGGCCGTCGAGATTGATCCCGGGCTGGCCGGGGCGCTGGCAGCACGCTATCGCGGTCTCGAGCACGTCCGGGTTATTCAGGGCGACATCCTCGCGCTGGACGCGGCCGAGGTGCTGGCCCGCGACATGCCGGAGCAGGCGGATGAAGAGGCCGGCGCGGCGCGGGTTTTCTCGGCCCTTCCGTACCACATCACGAGCGCGTTCCTCGAATGGCTGCTCGACCACCGCGCCTGCTTCCGCGACGCCGTGCTCATCCTGCAGCGCGAGGTGGCCCGAAAGCTCCTGCGCGATACGCCGAAGACGCGCGGCTACCTTTCACACCGCGTCCGCTTCTGCGCGGACGTGAGCTCTATCATGCGCGTTCCGCCCTCGGCCTTCTCGCCGCGCCCGAGCGTCTCCTCCGAGGCGCTACGGCTGAGCTTTCGGAAAAAACCGCCTTTTTCCGAGGAGGACGAGGCGCCCCTTTTCGCCCTCGTGGGCGCGTCGTTCCGCGAGCGGCGCAAGACGCTCTGGAACAACCTGCGGCGCACGGCGCGCTATTCCCCCGAGGCGCTGGAGCGCGCGAGGGAAACGCTCGGATGGGAGAGGAACGTTCGCGCCGAGACGCTCTCCCTCGAGGATTTTTCGAAACTCCTCGCGGCGCTCACCCGGAGCCAGGGTCCATGA
- a CDS encoding TlpA family protein disulfide reductase: MSRSKLWAAFAFAVAVLAASQQWAVIGYLKEPLPAPEFEIKDVEGKPLSLKQYRGKVVLLTFWATWCRPCRIEIPHLNSLHEEYGKKHLAVISLSVDNPRRMPPEKLAEFAKKNNINYRVAMDPTYKIARDYGGARNIPTSFLIDREGKLRVRFVGSHRKEDFEKEIKALL; the protein is encoded by the coding sequence ATGAGTCGGTCGAAGCTATGGGCGGCTTTCGCCTTCGCGGTCGCCGTACTTGCGGCGTCCCAACAGTGGGCGGTCATCGGGTACCTGAAGGAGCCGCTGCCGGCGCCGGAGTTTGAAATCAAAGACGTGGAAGGCAAGCCACTCAGCCTTAAGCAATACAGGGGCAAGGTGGTGCTCCTCACCTTTTGGGCGACGTGGTGCCGCCCCTGCCGCATAGAGATCCCCCATCTTAATTCCTTGCATGAGGAATACGGCAAGAAACACCTTGCCGTGATCTCCCTTTCGGTGGACAATCCCAGGCGAATGCCTCCGGAGAAACTTGCCGAGTTCGCCAAGAAGAACAACATCAACTATCGCGTCGCCATGGATCCCACCTACAAGATTGCGCGGGATTACGGCGGCGCCCGCAACATTCCCACCTCCTTCCTGATTGACCGCGAGGGCAAGCTGCGCGTCAGGTTCGTCGGCTCCCACCGAAAGGAAGACTTCGAGAAAGAAATCAAGGCGCTCCTTTAA
- a CDS encoding undecaprenyl-diphosphate phosphatase, which yields MLFWQVILLAVLQGLTEFLPISSSGHLAIAEYFMNFRSPGLAFEVIVHAGTLIAVFSYFRKDIACLLGLGSDSAFAGQERKTLLLILLGSVPTGAIGLALQDVATWAFDSMAAVGGGLLATAAFLYPASRIRSPGPAKGGVGAMRWRHAVLVGAAQGLAVMPGVSRTGVTISAGLFAGLHRQFAFSFSFLLSIPAVLGATFLEARHLIEAPPQVLDIALYVAAFLVSAAVGYGALHALRRILETARFSFFAYYCVLVGAAAAVASLV from the coding sequence ATGCTCTTCTGGCAGGTGATCTTGCTCGCCGTTCTTCAAGGGCTTACGGAGTTTTTGCCCATCAGCAGCTCCGGCCACCTCGCCATCGCGGAGTACTTCATGAACTTTCGCTCGCCGGGGCTCGCGTTTGAGGTCATCGTCCACGCGGGGACCTTGATAGCGGTTTTCAGCTATTTCCGCAAGGACATCGCCTGCCTGCTCGGGCTCGGCTCCGATTCGGCGTTCGCGGGGCAGGAGAGAAAAACGTTGCTCCTGATCCTGCTGGGCTCCGTGCCCACGGGCGCCATTGGCCTCGCCCTTCAGGACGTCGCAACGTGGGCGTTCGACAGCATGGCGGCCGTAGGAGGGGGGCTCCTCGCCACGGCGGCGTTCCTTTATCCCGCTTCGAGGATCCGGAGCCCCGGTCCCGCGAAGGGCGGGGTCGGGGCCATGCGCTGGCGCCACGCCGTGCTCGTGGGCGCGGCGCAGGGACTTGCGGTGATGCCCGGCGTCTCGCGCACCGGCGTGACCATCTCGGCGGGACTCTTCGCCGGCCTTCATCGGCAGTTTGCCTTTTCGTTTTCGTTTCTTCTCTCCATTCCCGCCGTCCTCGGGGCCACGTTCCTCGAGGCGCGCCACCTCATTGAGGCGCCTCCTCAGGTGCTGGATATCGCCCTTTACGTCGCCGCGTTCCTCGTCTCGGCCGCAGTGGGCTACGGTGCGCTCCACGCGCTACGCCGCATCCTTGAGACCGCCCGCTTCTCGTTCTTCGCCTATTACTGCGTCCTAGTCGGGGCGGCCGCGGCCGTGGCGTCCCTCGTGTAA
- a CDS encoding tetratricopeptide repeat protein has protein sequence MRFMNVPAANYTKRRLAAGGVLFCAFWASAAPCLAVEAPSVRGGRHKKGAPAIPLALEEQAEADAKSRRAEAYARFLRGSIYEQEGRYPRALEAYRDALALDPESSHLHFKLGEMLFYAGQLSEARDHVEESLRLGESYEAHLLMARLHHSTAGRKGRRSTAFYELAAEEYRRAMALAADSDMSDKSEAAAMELAKLYLALGRTEKAEEVLEVLLAQKPGNALPLLLLAEIRESQGLFNEVEDLIQQALEANPDSLQAIRTAASFYSVRGRCTEAIPHLERLLDAIPPDFVTREQLGLCYIAEKRYENAISLLEPFVSLQSTYDIVHLLALALRKTEQHDKAVRLWLRFLQEQPGHLRARAELAGVYALQEDYASALEQYRILEDMLLRTRETARVPHDEVAKVLHRQGLVLVAMGQYGEAATAFERAMRLASAPSEDFYLAALEAWLNADEVTRALTVTIEALSHFPKSTLLRFAMAEIFLRDGKESEAVKSVEDILEEDNLTEGDYRQAAAFYRALEYPEEAMGVLKRGEKVFPKSDSIQFQLGALYERQSFFDEAERHLRHAIELNPRNAAALNYLGYILADRGGPLDEALALTKQAVAIDSGNGAYLDSLGWAHFRRGEYEESEKYLEQAIERLEDPIVRDHLGDVRFALGRIEDAITEWRKALEGGIENAEEVRQKIERAEAQLGAAQ, from the coding sequence ATGCGTTTCATGAACGTTCCGGCTGCTAATTATACGAAGCGGCGTCTCGCCGCGGGAGGGGTGCTTTTTTGCGCGTTCTGGGCAAGCGCCGCGCCATGCCTGGCAGTGGAAGCACCATCCGTCCGGGGCGGACGACACAAAAAGGGTGCGCCGGCCATACCCTTGGCCCTGGAGGAGCAGGCCGAGGCGGACGCGAAGTCGCGGCGGGCGGAGGCGTACGCGCGTTTCCTGCGCGGCAGCATCTATGAGCAGGAGGGACGGTATCCCCGGGCGCTCGAGGCCTACCGCGATGCCCTCGCGCTCGACCCGGAGTCTTCCCATCTGCACTTCAAACTCGGCGAGATGCTTTTCTACGCTGGGCAATTGAGTGAAGCCAGGGACCATGTGGAGGAGAGTCTCCGCCTCGGCGAAAGCTACGAGGCCCATCTTCTGATGGCGCGCCTTCACCACAGCACGGCCGGGCGGAAGGGGCGGCGGAGCACCGCGTTCTACGAGCTGGCCGCCGAGGAGTACCGACGCGCCATGGCGCTGGCCGCGGACTCCGACATGTCGGACAAGTCCGAAGCCGCCGCCATGGAGCTGGCCAAGCTTTACCTTGCGCTGGGCCGAACCGAGAAAGCCGAGGAGGTGCTCGAAGTGCTTCTGGCTCAAAAACCGGGTAACGCCCTTCCCCTCTTGCTGCTTGCGGAGATCCGCGAGTCGCAGGGGCTTTTTAATGAGGTGGAAGATCTCATTCAGCAGGCCTTGGAGGCCAATCCCGATTCCCTGCAGGCGATTCGCACAGCGGCCTCGTTCTATAGTGTGCGCGGCCGCTGCACCGAGGCCATTCCCCATCTCGAACGCCTCCTCGACGCCATACCGCCTGACTTCGTAACGCGGGAGCAGCTTGGACTTTGCTATATCGCCGAGAAGCGCTACGAGAACGCCATCTCCCTGCTCGAGCCGTTCGTAAGCCTCCAGAGCACCTACGACATCGTGCACCTTCTCGCGCTTGCCCTGCGGAAAACCGAGCAGCACGACAAGGCCGTCCGCTTGTGGCTGCGATTCTTGCAGGAACAGCCGGGGCACCTTAGGGCGCGCGCGGAACTCGCAGGGGTCTACGCGCTCCAGGAAGACTATGCGAGTGCCCTTGAGCAGTACCGGATTCTTGAAGACATGCTGCTTCGGACGCGGGAAACGGCCCGTGTTCCGCATGACGAGGTGGCGAAGGTTCTGCATCGGCAGGGACTGGTCCTTGTGGCCATGGGCCAATACGGCGAAGCCGCGACGGCTTTTGAGCGCGCCATGCGGCTCGCTTCGGCGCCTTCGGAGGATTTTTATTTGGCCGCACTCGAGGCATGGCTCAACGCGGACGAGGTCACCCGCGCGCTCACGGTCACCATTGAGGCCCTGAGCCATTTCCCGAAAAGCACGCTGCTGCGCTTCGCCATGGCCGAAATTTTCTTGCGGGACGGCAAGGAAAGCGAGGCCGTCAAGAGCGTTGAGGACATTCTCGAAGAAGACAACCTCACCGAGGGGGATTACCGGCAGGCCGCGGCGTTTTATCGAGCGCTCGAGTACCCCGAGGAAGCCATGGGGGTGCTCAAGAGGGGGGAAAAAGTTTTTCCGAAAAGCGACAGCATTCAGTTTCAACTGGGCGCCCTCTACGAGCGGCAGAGCTTTTTTGATGAAGCGGAGCGCCATCTGCGCCACGCCATTGAGCTGAATCCACGGAACGCGGCGGCCCTCAATTACCTGGGCTACATCCTCGCGGACCGGGGCGGGCCGCTCGACGAGGCGCTCGCACTGACGAAGCAGGCGGTCGCCATCGATTCGGGAAACGGCGCCTACCTCGACAGCCTGGGCTGGGCGCACTTTCGGCGCGGTGAATACGAGGAATCGGAAAAATACCTGGAGCAGGCCATCGAGCGCCTCGAGGACCCGATTGTTCGCGACCACCTGGGCGACGTGCGCTTCGCCCTCGGCCGCATCGAGGACGCCATCACGGAATGGCGCAAGGCCCTCGAAGGGGGAATCGAGAACGCCGAGGAGGTACGTCAAAAAATTGAGCGTGCGGAGGCGCAGCTTGGCGCGGCGCAATAG